One region of Terricaulis silvestris genomic DNA includes:
- a CDS encoding Pr6Pr family membrane protein has translation MSAARLAAIVGALVGVFGLILQHVLLYADMTSNGASPVEATWRYFAYFTILTNTFVTLVMARAALNPASATGLNSRRVELMAVTSILFVCITYNVLLAARWDPQGWQKVADVIVHNVVPILFAIFWALRPHGGLTWRDAAFAALWPAAYAVYGLTRGAFDGFYPYFFMDPTAISYVQIAVNLAGLVVAFMIGAGIIVAVSGALGRRKAPDSP, from the coding sequence ATGAGCGCCGCGCGGCTTGCGGCTATCGTGGGCGCGTTGGTCGGCGTGTTCGGACTCATTCTGCAGCACGTGCTACTGTACGCCGACATGACGTCGAACGGCGCGTCGCCGGTCGAAGCGACGTGGCGCTACTTTGCGTATTTCACGATTCTCACTAACACGTTCGTCACGTTGGTGATGGCGCGTGCGGCGCTCAATCCTGCTAGCGCCACCGGCCTCAACAGTCGTCGCGTCGAGTTGATGGCGGTGACGTCGATCCTGTTCGTGTGCATCACCTACAACGTGCTGCTGGCGGCGCGCTGGGACCCGCAAGGCTGGCAGAAGGTGGCCGACGTCATTGTCCACAACGTCGTGCCGATCCTGTTTGCGATCTTCTGGGCGTTGCGTCCGCATGGCGGCCTGACTTGGCGCGATGCGGCGTTCGCGGCGCTGTGGCCCGCCGCTTATGCAGTTTATGGGCTTACGCGCGGCGCGTTCGACGGCTTCTATCCGTACTTTTTCATGGATCCGACAGCGATCAGCTATGTCCAGATTGCGGTGAACCTAGCCGGCCTCGTTGTCGCGTTCATGATCGGTGCGGGGATCATCGTCGCTGTCAGCGGCGCGCTGGGGCGGCGCAAGGCCCCAGATTCGCCATAG
- a CDS encoding OmpA family protein has protein sequence MRSLLVAIALVAASVAPAFAQQSEMDRAEQDLRTTMAPSASAGATVERVSPNEVRVRMPSDITFDFNRANVRYEFTPQIRQLAQTLSRYPGMSVTIIGHADAIGSDDYNLRLSERRARSVADALTDYGVRHRRIDTDGMGEFEPIATNASEWGRAQNRRVEIRIASASAK, from the coding sequence ATGCGTTCATTGCTTGTGGCCATTGCACTGGTAGCCGCGTCCGTCGCACCGGCCTTCGCGCAGCAAAGCGAGATGGACCGCGCTGAGCAGGACTTGCGAACCACCATGGCGCCGTCTGCCTCCGCTGGCGCGACGGTCGAGCGCGTATCGCCCAACGAAGTCCGCGTGCGGATGCCGTCCGACATCACCTTCGACTTCAACCGCGCCAATGTGCGCTACGAATTTACGCCGCAAATCCGCCAACTGGCGCAGACCCTGTCGCGCTATCCCGGCATGTCAGTGACGATCATCGGTCACGCGGACGCCATCGGCTCTGACGATTACAACCTTCGCCTCTCCGAACGCCGCGCCCGATCCGTCGCCGATGCGCTGACGGATTATGGCGTCCGCCATCGCCGCATCGACACCGACGGCATGGGCGAGTTCGAGCCGATCGCTACAAACGCCAGCGAATGGGGCCGCGCACAAAATCGCCGCGTGGAAATTCGTATCGCCTCGGCTTCGGCGAAATAA
- a CDS encoding PAS domain-containing protein: MGEETFHPDTRALLAYGRALAGAGAPPKKGGADQVLERLFVIERTKDGRMPIRTFGQDLVKLFGRDLREHDFARFFLAPDLAMMNALIDACATAGEPGIARITAETAGGSVLGAEILLTPLKVDHKLGNRFLGLFQSLGGEPFLDGCSIQLLRLGSLHPPAAKAPKGMRLVVVND; this comes from the coding sequence ATGGGGGAAGAGACCTTTCATCCCGACACACGCGCGCTCCTCGCCTATGGCCGAGCGCTCGCTGGCGCGGGCGCGCCGCCTAAGAAGGGCGGCGCCGATCAGGTGCTTGAGCGTCTGTTCGTGATCGAGCGCACCAAGGACGGCCGCATGCCGATCCGCACCTTCGGGCAAGATCTGGTTAAGCTATTCGGCCGCGACCTGCGCGAACACGATTTCGCGCGCTTCTTCTTGGCCCCTGATCTCGCGATGATGAATGCGCTAATCGATGCGTGCGCGACCGCGGGCGAACCCGGCATTGCACGCATTACCGCGGAGACCGCCGGCGGATCAGTGCTCGGCGCGGAAATCCTGCTGACGCCGCTTAAGGTCGACCACAAGCTAGGCAACCGCTTTCTCGGCCTCTTCCAATCGCTCGGCGGCGAACCGTTCCTGGATGGATGTTCGATTCAGCTGTTACGATTGGGCTCATTGCATCCGCCGGCGGCCAAGGCGCCGAAGGGCATGCGGCTCGTCGTCGTGAACGACTAG
- the gatB gene encoding Asp-tRNA(Asn)/Glu-tRNA(Gln) amidotransferase subunit GatB: MTALDIRSARPDQLVAGQKTQWEIIVGLEVHAQVTSNAKLFSGASAAYGGDPNAHVSLVDAAMPGMLPVINRFCVEQAVRTGLGLNAHINKKSRFDRKNYFYPDLPQGYQISQYQHPIVGEGAIEIEPDGEAPIEIRIERLHLEQDAGKSIHDLSPNETYVDLNRAGVALMEIVSRPDMRSSKEAAAYFNKVRSIVRALGTCDGNMEEGSMRADVNVSVRKAGTKEWGTRCEIKNVNSTRFMQQAIEYEARRQIEILEGGGSIDQETRLFDPDKGETRTMRSKEDAHDYRYFPDPDLLPLVLDDAWIAEIKASLPELPDAKKKRFVADYGLTAYDAGVLSGDSEAAAYFETVAKGRDGKQAANWVTQELFGALNKSGLELAQSPVKADALGALLDLIKDGTINGKIAKDVFAKMLETGDAPGAIVDREGLRQVTDTGAIEKAIDELMAANADKVADVQKNPKAFGWWVGQAMKATGGKANPAVVNEILKRKLGV; this comes from the coding sequence ATGACTGCACTCGATATCCGCTCCGCCCGCCCTGACCAGCTTGTTGCCGGCCAGAAGACCCAATGGGAAATCATTGTGGGCCTCGAAGTGCACGCGCAGGTGACTTCGAACGCGAAGCTGTTTTCGGGCGCGAGCGCCGCTTATGGCGGTGATCCGAACGCGCATGTGTCGCTAGTCGATGCGGCGATGCCCGGCATGCTGCCGGTGATCAACAGATTTTGCGTGGAGCAAGCGGTCCGCACCGGCCTTGGCCTCAATGCGCATATCAACAAGAAGAGCCGGTTCGACCGGAAGAACTATTTCTATCCCGATCTGCCGCAAGGCTACCAAATCAGCCAGTACCAACACCCGATCGTTGGCGAAGGCGCGATCGAGATTGAGCCGGATGGCGAAGCGCCGATCGAGATCCGCATCGAGCGCCTGCACTTGGAGCAAGACGCTGGCAAATCGATCCATGATCTGTCGCCGAACGAGACGTACGTCGATTTGAATCGCGCGGGCGTCGCGCTGATGGAAATCGTCTCGCGGCCGGACATGCGTTCATCGAAGGAGGCGGCGGCTTACTTCAATAAGGTGCGCTCGATCGTGCGCGCGCTCGGCACCTGCGACGGCAACATGGAAGAAGGCTCCATGCGCGCCGATGTGAACGTCTCGGTGCGCAAGGCCGGCACCAAGGAATGGGGCACGCGGTGCGAAATCAAGAACGTGAACTCGACGCGCTTCATGCAGCAAGCGATCGAGTACGAAGCGCGCCGTCAGATTGAAATTCTCGAAGGCGGTGGCAGCATCGATCAAGAGACGCGCCTGTTCGATCCGGACAAGGGCGAAACGCGCACCATGCGCTCCAAGGAAGACGCGCACGACTATCGCTACTTCCCAGACCCGGACTTGCTGCCGCTGGTGCTGGACGATGCGTGGATCGCCGAGATCAAGGCGTCGCTGCCTGAATTGCCGGACGCGAAGAAGAAGCGCTTCGTCGCCGATTACGGGCTGACGGCGTATGACGCTGGCGTGCTGTCGGGCGATAGCGAAGCGGCGGCGTATTTCGAAACAGTCGCCAAGGGCCGCGATGGCAAGCAAGCGGCGAACTGGGTGACGCAGGAACTGTTCGGCGCGCTGAACAAGAGTGGCCTGGAGCTGGCGCAATCGCCGGTGAAGGCCGACGCGCTCGGCGCGCTGCTCGATCTGATCAAGGACGGCACCATCAACGGCAAGATCGCTAAGGACGTCTTCGCCAAGATGTTGGAGACCGGCGACGCGCCCGGCGCCATCGTGGATCGCGAAGGATTGCGCCAAGTCACCGACACCGGCGCAATCGAGAAAGCCATCGACGAGTTGATGGCCGCGAACGCCGATAAGGTCGCTGACGTGCAGAAGAACCCGAAGGCGTTCGGCTGGTGGGTCGGCCAGGCGATGAAGGCGACCGGCGGCAAAGCGAACCCAGCGGTGGTGAACGAGATTTTGAAGAGGAAGCTCGGCGTGTGA
- a CDS encoding gamma-glutamylcyclotransferase family protein, which translates to MSEASERLFSYGTLQLPEVQRATFGRLLDGAADALVGFKKELVEITDPDVLAKSGERFHPIVVRSEYPADRVPGTVFAITPTELAAADSYEVSDYKRVDAELASGLRAWVYVKRS; encoded by the coding sequence GTGAGCGAGGCGAGCGAGCGCCTCTTCTCCTACGGGACACTGCAACTGCCCGAGGTGCAGCGCGCCACGTTTGGGCGGTTGCTCGACGGCGCGGCAGACGCGCTCGTGGGCTTCAAGAAAGAGTTGGTCGAGATCACCGATCCCGATGTGCTCGCCAAGAGCGGCGAGCGCTTTCATCCGATTGTGGTGCGCTCCGAATATCCGGCAGACCGCGTGCCAGGCACGGTGTTCGCGATCACGCCAACGGAACTCGCCGCCGCGGATTCCTACGAAGTGTCAGACTACAAGCGCGTCGATGCCGAACTCGCGTCCGGCCTGCGTGCTTGGGTCTATGTGAAGCGCAGTTAG
- a CDS encoding RcnB family protein: protein MKRFVMAALAAATFAAPLALPAQAAAQHRDRDWDRDRDRGDRDRDRDYDRRDRDGRWDRDDRRDRRDRGRHRGWDHSRYNGYNYRGRWYYGPPPAAYRDYADYGYRSWRRGDRLPSYYRTRYVEVRDYDRYGYRRPPRGYHYVRDDRGDLLLVGIATGVILGIMLADN, encoded by the coding sequence ATGAAACGCTTTGTGATGGCGGCGCTTGCCGCTGCTACATTCGCGGCGCCGCTGGCTCTGCCGGCTCAAGCCGCTGCACAACATCGCGACCGAGACTGGGATCGTGACCGTGACCGCGGTGATCGAGATCGAGATCGTGACTATGATCGTCGCGACCGTGACGGCCGCTGGGATCGCGACGATCGCCGTGACCGCAGAGATCGCGGCCGCCACCGCGGTTGGGATCATAGCCGCTACAATGGCTACAACTATCGCGGCCGCTGGTATTATGGCCCGCCGCCCGCTGCGTATCGCGACTACGCCGACTACGGCTATCGCAGCTGGCGCCGTGGCGACCGCCTGCCGTCATACTACCGCACCCGCTATGTCGAAGTGCGCGACTATGATCGCTACGGCTATCGCCGTCCGCCGCGCGGCTACCACTACGTCCGCGATGACCGCGGCGATCTGCTGCTCGTCGGCATCGCGACCGGCGTGATCTTGGGCATCATGCTGGCCGACAACTAA
- a CDS encoding glutathione S-transferase N-terminal domain-containing protein produces MPQPIEAYIWPTPNGHKITIALEEMGLPHVIKPVNIGKGEQFTPSFMAISPNNRMPAIIDPDGPGGAPISIFESGAILQYLGRKSGKFYPADERARVVVDEWLIWQVANLGPMAGQASHFINYAPKLVDDETLIEYGRTRYVNELNRLCGVVERRLSELPYLAGEYSIADMASWPWLRGAHRLGQSYDDFPKLKDWIDRIYARPAVMIAVKTGEALRAAADQNAAENKESARFLFGQTAKSVSDALKKQS; encoded by the coding sequence ATGCCGCAGCCGATTGAAGCCTACATCTGGCCTACGCCGAACGGCCACAAGATCACGATCGCGCTCGAGGAAATGGGCCTCCCACACGTGATCAAGCCCGTGAACATCGGCAAAGGCGAGCAGTTCACGCCGAGCTTCATGGCGATCTCGCCGAACAACCGGATGCCCGCGATCATCGATCCCGATGGGCCGGGTGGAGCGCCAATTTCGATCTTCGAGTCCGGCGCCATCCTTCAGTATCTCGGACGCAAGAGCGGCAAGTTCTATCCTGCGGATGAACGCGCACGCGTCGTGGTTGACGAATGGTTGATATGGCAGGTGGCCAATCTTGGCCCGATGGCCGGGCAGGCAAGCCATTTCATCAACTACGCGCCGAAGCTCGTCGATGATGAGACGCTGATCGAGTACGGCCGCACGCGGTACGTGAATGAGCTCAATCGTCTCTGCGGTGTCGTCGAACGGCGGCTGAGTGAACTGCCATATCTCGCAGGCGAGTATTCGATCGCCGACATGGCGTCGTGGCCATGGCTGCGCGGCGCGCATCGGCTCGGGCAGAGCTATGATGATTTCCCAAAGCTTAAAGACTGGATCGATCGCATTTATGCGCGCCCGGCCGTGATGATTGCCGTCAAAACCGGCGAGGCGTTACGCGCCGCAGCAGATCAAAACGCCGCGGAAAATAAGGAAAGCGCGCGCTTCCTGTTCGGACAGACGGCGAAGTCAGTTTCCGATGCGCTCAAGAAACAAAGCTAG
- a CDS encoding thermonuclease family protein: protein MATAAAVVIVGAALIPTRYGYFLWHAFANALAEKKPHLLTQPWIIDGDTIDDLATGIRYRFANIDAPETGDNAKCFWERSRGEDARSAAIRLVRSASVVSVRRTFRHDIYGRRIAYVLVDGQDLGTLLVNEGLARPWRGTRRKWCGPRGGLSLIARSGARGHSCKTCGA, encoded by the coding sequence ATGGCGACCGCTGCGGCGGTGGTCATCGTCGGCGCAGCGCTCATTCCGACGCGCTACGGATATTTCCTTTGGCACGCGTTCGCCAACGCGCTCGCCGAAAAAAAACCGCATCTCCTTACACAGCCGTGGATCATAGACGGCGACACCATCGATGACCTCGCGACGGGCATCCGCTATAGGTTCGCCAACATCGACGCACCGGAAACCGGCGACAACGCAAAGTGCTTCTGGGAGCGCTCCCGCGGTGAAGACGCTAGATCGGCGGCCATTCGATTGGTCCGCAGCGCGAGTGTCGTTAGCGTCCGCCGCACATTTCGTCATGACATTTATGGCCGCCGCATCGCCTACGTGCTCGTAGATGGTCAGGATCTCGGCACACTCCTGGTGAACGAGGGCCTAGCGCGGCCATGGCGCGGCACGCGCCGAAAATGGTGCGGTCCGCGAGGTGGGCTGTCGCTGATCGCTCGTAGCGGCGCGCGCGGCCATTCCTGCAAAACTTGCGGCGCCTAG